TCAATAGAGAAGATGAAGACCCCATGGCAGGCTCAGCCAACCTCGTAGACGCCATGCTCGTTATTGCGGTAGGACTTCTCATATTTCTTGTGATCTCAGGGGATATGCAAAGTGCTGTTTTTAGTGAGGAATCTCCCCAAAAGAAGAAAGTGTCAAATGAATCAATGCAAAATGCTTCTGAGGTCCAGATGGGAGAAGATATTGCTGACACATCTCAGGAAGGATTTGTTGAAATGGGAAGAGTGTACAAAGACCCTAAAACAGGTAAATTAATCATGGCAGAAGGATAACATGTTTTTAAGGTTGGATTTAGCATGATACTACGTTTACTGGGTTTCTCTGATATTTGTGCTTGATGTAAAATTTAGCTAAACTATTGAGATAACTATCTTTGGTATCTTGAGCATAATATTTAATCCACTCTTGAACCAATTTTATTTTTTTTATTTCTGATCTTGTTACTTATGTCATATTTTCTGCCC
This window of the Methanobacterium sp. genome carries:
- a CDS encoding DUF2149 domain-containing protein, with protein sequence NREDEDPMAGSANLVDAMLVIAVGLLIFLVISGDMQSAVFSEESPQKKKVSNESMQNASEVQMGEDIADTSQEGFVEMGRVYKDPKTGKLIMAEG